The Magnetococcales bacterium sequence CCGGGGGGGCGGGATTGTTGCTGCAACATCTGCCCAACGCACGTCTCTACGTTCATCCCAAGGGGGCGCGGCATCTGATCGATCCTTCCAGGCTCCTGGCCAGCGCCAGAACGGTCTATGGCGAGGAACGGTTTTCCATGATCCTTGGCGGATTGACCCCTGCTCCCGCCGCTCGGACAGTGACGCCTGCCGATGGAGAACGTTTTTTCCTCTCGGGGCGGGAGATGGTGTTCCTGCATACACCTGGACATGCCAACCATCACCTGGTGGTCTGGGATCCGACGAGCCGTGGTATTTTCTCGGGGGATGCCCTGGGCATTTCCTATCGGGAACTCGATGGACCGGGCGGGCGGTTTCTGTTTCCGGCGACGACTCCGGTGCAACTCGATCCCAGGGCGAATCTGGAATCGATCGACCGGATGATTGCCTTGAAGCCCGAACGTCTGCACCTGACCCATTTTGATTCCATCCCTTTCGAAGGGTCCCTGATGACGGACCTGAAACAGCAGTTGCAGGAATACACCGAACGGGCGTGGAGCATTCGTGCCGATCTCTTGCCCGACAAGGAATCCCGATTGCTCGAAGAGATTCGCTCCTTGAGTCGGGAACGGTTGGAGGCCATCGGTTGTCCCTTGAGCAGGGAACAACAGGCGGATGTCCTGGCGATGGATTGGGAAATCAATGTCCAGGGATTGAACAACTGGCTTGACCGGGTCGAGGACGACCTTGAATGATCGAACTTGTACCCCATTCGCGGGTTGGGATCATCGGTGGCGGACCGGCGGGTTCGATGACTGCCTATTTCCTCATGGATCTGGCACGGAGAATCGACCTTCGGATCGATGTGGACGTGTTCGAACCCCGGGATTTTACCCAGACCGGACCGCCGGGATGCAACATGTGCGGTGGGGTGGTCTCGGAATCGCTGGTTCAGAAGTTGGCCATCTCGGGGATTCATCTGCCCAACGATGTCCTGATGGATACCATCGATGCCTATACGTTGCATACCGATCATGGCAACGCCCGCATCCGGGCCAACCGCGAGGAAATGCGCATCGCCTGTATCTTTCGCGGCGGCGGTCCCCGAGGGGCGGAACACCAAAAACCGCTGCCCTGGCGTGCGTTCGATCATTATCTTCTGGAACTGGCGCGGCAACACGGGGTCAACCATATTTCCGCGCGGGTCAAACAACTGGATTGGGATGGAGACCGGCCCCGGGTGACCTGGGGTGACGGAGAATGCCGAACCTACGACCTGGTGGTGGGGGCAGTGGGATTGAATGGTTCGGGAATGTCGTTGTTCGAGGCACTGGGGTTCGGCTACAAACCGCCGCGACATACCCGTGCCTACATTGCCGAACTCTATCTGGGATCGCGGGAGGTGGGACGGCTCCTGGGCAAGTCGATGCACATCTTCCTCCTGAATATTCCCCGGCTGAAATTTCTCGCCCTGACCCCCAAGGGTCCCTATGCCACACTGGTGGTCCTGGGCGATGAGATCGACAAGGAAATGCTCGACCGGATTTTCCAGGCCCCCGAGGTGGCCCGGTGTCTGCCTCCGGGATGGCGGATTCCGGTTCAGACCTGTCATTGTCAGCCGCGGATTCACATCGGTCCCCCGCGTCACCCCTTTGCCGACCGGATTGTCCTGGTGGGTGATTGCAGTTCATCGCGCCTTTTCAAGGATGGTATCGGCGCTGCGTACAAACTGGCCAAGGCGTGTGCCTATACCGCCGTTGTCCATGGAATTTCACGACAGGCCTTCCAACGGTATTTCGCTCCCGCCTGCCGGGAACTGGATCATGACAACTTTCTCGGACGCATCATGTTCGCCCTGGACCGACTCTTGCGTCCCGTGGCCATCATCCAGGATACCCTCCTGGACTGTGTCCGCCAGGAACAGAGCGATCCGGAAAATCCAAAAAAACTCAGCGGCGCCCTGTGGGATACCTTCACCGGCAGCGCTTCGTATCGTACTATTATTACCAGTGTAATCGATCCTGGGGTTGTCAGGCGGTTTGTCGTGTCCTTCCTGCGGCGATTGTCGGGACGCGGGGCACGGATGAAGGTGTGACCGGGGGTCGCGACTCCAATCGAAGGTGAACGGCGCATGTTGTTCAACAGAAACAAACCTTCTCTGGGCAAGACCTTTCAGAACGGGGAGATCATCGTCAAACAGCACGATCCTCCCGGTTCGATGTTCATCATCCTGGAAGGCCGCGTCGAAATATGGGTCGATGACGGCGACAAGGAACCTTTTTTGGTGGCGGTCCTGGAGAAGGATAACGTTTTTGGTGGAATTTCGCTCTACGATAATTCGCCAAGGATTTCCACCGCTCGTGCTCTCGGACGGGTGCGTCTCCTTTCAGTGGACAAGCGGGGCTTTTTGCAATGGTTGGGGGAAGATCCGACCTTTGCTTTGCGGATTCTGCTGAAAATGTCCGAACGGATCCGGACCCTGATCGGGCAATTGGTCTCGTTGCGGCGGGAGGTGCGGGAACTCAGGCAGAAGGTGGCGAGAATCCGTTGAGGCTCATGGCACTACCGAAACTTTGACGGTATACTGCGGTTCGCCGGGGACAGGCCCTGGTTTTGTTTTTGTGTTTTATCGGGATCGATCGTTTTTTTGGGCTGCGGCGTTGCTGCCGTGTCGATGCGTTTTTCTCAATGGGGGATCGGGCAACGAAGGCAGTTGTGACATGGAAACCGAACTTCGCGTCTTGATCGTCGATGACAATCCCGTGGAACGTAAGCTCCTGGCGGGTTTGTTGGGCAAGGTCCGGCCATGGCGGATCGTCACCACCACCTGCGCGACGGGGGGAGAGGCAAACTCCTGTGTGCGCGGCCAGTTGCCCGATGTGGCATTCGTCGATTTTCGCCTCCAGGGAGAACTGGGGACCGATCTGATCCGGGGCCTCAAGGAGGCGGGTTGCCGTTCGGGGATGGTCCTCTTTACCGGTCAGGCGGGGGAGGTGGCGCTTCTTGAAGCGTTGCGCGCCGGGGCCGATGATTATCTGAGCAAGGATGACCTGAGCATCGAGGCGGTCAGCCGGGTGATCCATAATACCCTGGCCAAGGTCAAGGCGGCCCGGGACCTCGATGCCGCTCTCCATGAATTGAGCGAGGCGCGGGACAGTCTGGAAATCCGGGTCCGTGAACGGACCATGGAGCTTCAGGCGGAACGGGAAAAGCTGCTTGCCATCACCGCGACCGCGCACGATCCGATCATCATGATCGATCACGAAGCCCGGATCACCTTTTGGAACCCCGCCGCCGAACGTATTTTCGGCTATTCCCAGGAGGAAATCATGGGCAAGGAGGTGTTTTGCCTGCTTCCCTCCTCGACTTTCAAGCGGGGATTGATGAACACTTTCGCCCAGTTCAGGGAAACGGGAACCGGGGCCCTGGTGGGAAAGGTGAGCGAGTTCACGGTCAAGAAAAAAGATGGCAAGTGCCTGACCGTTGCCGCGTCCATCGCCCGTTTTCAACATCAGGAGGGGTGGAACGCGGTGGTCATCCCGCGGGACATCACCCAGTATCGTCGCAATGAATCGATCCTGCGCCGGGCCAAGGAAGAGGCGGAGCGTTCGACCCGCCTCAAGGACCAGTTTGTCTCCCTGGTGGCCCATGACCTGAGGGGGCCATTCACGACCATCCTTGGTTTCCTCGAATTGATGGAAAAGGACAAGGAAAATCCCCTGAGCGACAAGCAGAAGGGATTTTTGCGCTGGGTGGTGGACAGTTGCCAGAAAATGTTGCGCATGATCGACGAGTTGCTCAACATCAGCCGTCTGAAGACCGGAAAGATCACCCTGGAACCCGGATTCATCAACCTTCGCTTTCTGGGCGACAAGGTGTTTGCCAATCTGGGGCCCCTGGCGGCGAAGAAGGGGATTGCCCTGGTCAACGAGGTCGGCGAAACAACCCGTATTTATGCCGATGCCAACCTGTTGGGCGAAGTGGTACAGAATCTGGTTTCCAATGCCATCAAGTTTTCTTCCCGTGGCGATACGATCACCTTGTTCAGCCCCGAAAACCAGCCGACCGCGCTGGCAGTCCGGGATACCGGCGTCGGCATCGCCCGCGAGCAGATGAAAAACCTGTTCAAACTGGAAGAAAAAACTTCCACCATCGGCACCGCGGGAGAATCAGGGACCGGTTTTGGCCTTCCGTTCAGCATGGACATCGTCAAAGCCCATGGGGGTACGTTGACGGTCGAATCGACGCTTGGGGAGGGGAGCGTTTTTTGTGTCACCCTGCCCGAGGTGGTCCCGCGAATCCTGGTGGTGGACGACGATCCCGATTCCAGGGAACTGTTTCGTCATTACCTTCGGAAGGAGGGGGTTCTGCTTGAACTTTCCGACAACGGTCCCGAGGGGTTGGCGATGCTCAACGCCCATCGGTATCACCTGGTGATCTGCGACATTCAAATGCCCGGGATGAATGGTTTCGAGTTTCTCGAAAAAATGAATGCCGATCCCAAACTTAAATCGATTCCCGCCATTTTGATCACCTCCGACGAAA is a genomic window containing:
- a CDS encoding MBL fold metallo-hydrolase — translated: MTGDIKDFGHGITRIDTHYIRPGLAGSWLVIENGRAALIETGPELAVPRILDALARKGISRENVEAVMVTHVHLDHAGGAGLLLQHLPNARLYVHPKGARHLIDPSRLLASARTVYGEERFSMILGGLTPAPAARTVTPADGERFFLSGREMVFLHTPGHANHHLVVWDPTSRGIFSGDALGISYRELDGPGGRFLFPATTPVQLDPRANLESIDRMIALKPERLHLTHFDSIPFEGSLMTDLKQQLQEYTERAWSIRADLLPDKESRLLEEIRSLSRERLEAIGCPLSREQQADVLAMDWEINVQGLNNWLDRVEDDLE
- a CDS encoding cyclic nucleotide-binding domain-containing protein encodes the protein MLFNRNKPSLGKTFQNGEIIVKQHDPPGSMFIILEGRVEIWVDDGDKEPFLVAVLEKDNVFGGISLYDNSPRISTARALGRVRLLSVDKRGFLQWLGEDPTFALRILLKMSERIRTLIGQLVSLRREVRELRQKVARIR
- a CDS encoding response regulator; its protein translation is METELRVLIVDDNPVERKLLAGLLGKVRPWRIVTTTCATGGEANSCVRGQLPDVAFVDFRLQGELGTDLIRGLKEAGCRSGMVLFTGQAGEVALLEALRAGADDYLSKDDLSIEAVSRVIHNTLAKVKAARDLDAALHELSEARDSLEIRVRERTMELQAEREKLLAITATAHDPIIMIDHEARITFWNPAAERIFGYSQEEIMGKEVFCLLPSSTFKRGLMNTFAQFRETGTGALVGKVSEFTVKKKDGKCLTVAASIARFQHQEGWNAVVIPRDITQYRRNESILRRAKEEAERSTRLKDQFVSLVAHDLRGPFTTILGFLELMEKDKENPLSDKQKGFLRWVVDSCQKMLRMIDELLNISRLKTGKITLEPGFINLRFLGDKVFANLGPLAAKKGIALVNEVGETTRIYADANLLGEVVQNLVSNAIKFSSRGDTITLFSPENQPTALAVRDTGVGIAREQMKNLFKLEEKTSTIGTAGESGTGFGLPFSMDIVKAHGGTLTVESTLGEGSVFCVTLPEVVPRILVVDDDPDSRELFRHYLRKEGVLLELSDNGPEGLAMLNAHRYHLVICDIQMPGMNGFEFLEKMNADPKLKSIPAILITSDESMATRQRAFQMGAYDFITKPMASQDLVPRLRRFLGV